The Bacillus sp. F19 DNA segment ATGATCATAACGGCTTTGACTACAAACGGATAGCAGGTGCTGCTCTTGCTGATTTAAAAGCAATGGCCAAGGTTCAGGGAGCGAGCACAATCAGCCAGCAATATGCGAGAAACCTGTTTTTGGTTCACGATAAAACATGGAAACGCAAGCTGACAGAAGCGTTCTACACTGTCAGGCTTGAGCTGAACTACAGCAAAGAGGAGATTCTAGAAGGCTATTTAAATACGATTTATTACGGTCATGGCGCTTACGGCGCAGAAGCTGCGGCCAATTATTATTTTGACAAATCCGCAAGTGAATTATCCATCAGCGAAGCAACCATGCTTGCAGGTATTCCAAAAGCGCCAAGCCTCTATTCGCCCCTTGATAATGAAGAGCGGGCAAAAAGCAGGCAGGCTCTTATTTTGAAAACGTTGGTGAATCAAAAAATAATCAGCCAAACAGAAGCTGATCAGACATATAATGAAGCACTCAGCTACCGTTCTGTGAAAGATGTGAAAACAGCAGACATTGCTCCTTATTTTCAGGATGCGGTTATGAATGAGCTGTCAAAAAAGCTGAATCTTGATCAGACAACAATTGAAACACGGGGTTTAAGAATTTTCACCACCTTAGATCCAGATATGCAGAAAATAGCTGAAGAAAAGATTGCAGATGTCATTGATGAAGCATCTGACATCCAGGTCGGGTTCATGGCAATGGATCCCAAAACCGGCAGTGTGAAGGCTCTTGTTGGCGGCCGTGATTATGCAGAGAGTACGTTTAATCGCGCTACACAGGCAAAAAGACAGCCTGGTTCAACGATGAAACCGTTTCTGTATTATGCTGCCGTAAATAAAGGATTCACCCCTTCTACCCTTTTAAGGAGCGAACCTTACACGTTTAAGTTTGAAGACGGCAAATCAAGCTATAAACCTAGCAATTACAACGGGTATTATGCAAACGGCGACATTACATTGGCTCAGGCAATAGCACTTTCGGATAATATATTCGCCGTTAAGACTCACCTTTATCTTGGAATGGATGAGCTGATTCAGGCATCTAAAAGCTTTGGAGTGACAAGCAAATTATCACATGTGCCATCACTTGCTCTTGGAACCTCGCCGGTGCGATTGGCTGAAATGGTGAACGGCTATGGAATGCTCGCAAATGGCGGCAAGTGGATTGAACCTTCTTTTATTAAAAAGGTTGAGGATGCAGAAGGAAACGTGATTTATCAGAATGAAAAAGTGCAAGAACAAATCTTAAATAAAGAGGCGGCGTTCGTTACCTCGCATTTGATGACTGGCATGTTTGATGAACAATTGAATGATTATACGTCCGTAACAGGCCACACCATTATTCCGAAGCTCTCCCGCGAGTATGCAGGGAAATCCGGAACGACAAAAGCTGACAGCTGGATGATCGGCTATGCTCCTCAGCTGGTGGCAGGCATCTGGACGGGCTATGATAAAGACAAAACGATTGATCTTGTTGCTGAAAGAGGATACGCCAAACAAATATGGGCCGATTTTATGGAAGAAGCATTAGAAGATCAATCAGTTAAAGCATTTAATCCTCCTAAAGGCGTTATTGGCGTTTATATCAATCCTAAAACAGGCAAGCTTGCCTCAGACGATTGCCCGGTTAAGCGATTTGCTTATTTTGTAAGGGGGACTGAGCCGACTGAGTACTGCACTGAGCATCTGGAGCATGGAAAACAGAGCGAACCTGCAAAAGATCCTAAAAATCAGGATGAAACATGGTATAAGAAGGTCTTGAGATGGTGGGATTAACATTTATTCTTGATTTTCCGGAT contains these protein-coding regions:
- a CDS encoding PBP1A family penicillin-binding protein; amino-acid sequence: MEIITSRRLKITIKAVRAAIFIGLILFFLASIVLAAILLTAKWQGAPSLTVQQSSIMYANDGSEMGKTHHGGKRYWVDLDEISPSLIEATVAIEDRHFYDHNGFDYKRIAGAALADLKAMAKVQGASTISQQYARNLFLVHDKTWKRKLTEAFYTVRLELNYSKEEILEGYLNTIYYGHGAYGAEAAANYYFDKSASELSISEATMLAGIPKAPSLYSPLDNEERAKSRQALILKTLVNQKIISQTEADQTYNEALSYRSVKDVKTADIAPYFQDAVMNELSKKLNLDQTTIETRGLRIFTTLDPDMQKIAEEKIADVIDEASDIQVGFMAMDPKTGSVKALVGGRDYAESTFNRATQAKRQPGSTMKPFLYYAAVNKGFTPSTLLRSEPYTFKFEDGKSSYKPSNYNGYYANGDITLAQAIALSDNIFAVKTHLYLGMDELIQASKSFGVTSKLSHVPSLALGTSPVRLAEMVNGYGMLANGGKWIEPSFIKKVEDAEGNVIYQNEKVQEQILNKEAAFVTSHLMTGMFDEQLNDYTSVTGHTIIPKLSREYAGKSGTTKADSWMIGYAPQLVAGIWTGYDKDKTIDLVAERGYAKQIWADFMEEALEDQSVKAFNPPKGVIGVYINPKTGKLASDDCPVKRFAYFVRGTEPTEYCTEHLEHGKQSEPAKDPKNQDETWYKKVLRWWD